One Rosa chinensis cultivar Old Blush chromosome 5, RchiOBHm-V2, whole genome shotgun sequence genomic region harbors:
- the LOC112166722 gene encoding germin-like protein 9-3, whose product MASRTSSLKFFSLLISSLAIVQMAMADPDILTDFIAPNKTVDGNFFTFTGMRVLVGGDEPKTFTVLKATLAEFPALNGQSVSYAVLEFPAGTTNPPHTHPRSAELLFLIEGALEVGFVDTKNNLFTQTLQTGDLFVFPKGLVHYQYNADSQNPALAISAFGSASAGTVSIPTTLFATNIDDNVLALSFKTDVATIQKLTAGLAPKL is encoded by the coding sequence ATGGCTTCAAGAACTTCAAGCCTCAAATTCTTCTCACTACTAATTTCTTCACTTGCCATTGTTCAAATGGCAATGGCAGACCCGGACATTCTTACCGATTTCATTGCCCCAAATAAGACAGTAGATGGAAACTTCTTCACATTCACGGGAATGCGTGTTCTTGTTGGTGGAGATGAGCCTAAAACCTTCACAGTATTGAAGGCAACCTTGGCAGAGTTTCCTGCTCTAAATGGGCAGAGTGTTTCATATGCAGTCCTTGAATTCCCAGCTGGCACTACTAATCCACCACACACTCATCCTCGCTCTGCCGAGCTCCTCTTCCTCATTGAGGGTGCTCTTGAAGTCGGCTTTGTCGACACAAAGAACAACCTCTTTACTCAGACTCTTCAGACAGGTGACCTGTTTGTGTTTCCCAAGGGACTTGTGCACTACCAATACAATGCTGATTCACAAAACCCTGCTCTAGCAATCTCTGCCTTTGGAAGCGCTAGTGCCGGAACTGTGTCAATCCCTACCACTTTGTTCGCCACCAACATCGATGACAATGTCTTGGCTTTGTCCTTCAAGACTGATGTAGCCACCATTCAAAAGCTCACGGCTGGTCTTGCTCCCAAGCTATGA
- the LOC112203883 gene encoding putative germin-like protein 9-2: MASRTSTLKFFALLICSLAIAKMAMAGDPDILSDFIAPPNGTVDGNFFTYTGMRVVFEEDEPKNFTILKATSAEFPALNGQSVSYAVLEFPSGITNPPHTHPRSVELLFLVDGTLEVGFVDTKNNLFTQTLQVGDLFVFPKGLVHYQYNADSQNSATAISAFGSASAGTVSISSTLFATNIDDNALALSFKTDIATIQQLKAGLSPKP; encoded by the exons ATGGCCTCTAGAACTTCCACCCTCAAATTCTTCGCATTACTAATCTGTTCTCTTGCAATCGCCAAAATGGCAATGGCTGGAGATCCAGATATTCTTAGTGACTTCATT gcgCCTCCTAATGGAACAGTAGATGGAAACTTCTTCACATACACCGGCATGCGTGTTGTCTTTGAAGAAGATGAGCCTAAAAACTTCACAATTCTGAAGGCAACCTCCGCTGAGTTCCCTGCCCTTAATGGTCAGAGTGTTTCATATGCAGTACTTGAATTTCCATCTGGCATTACTAACCCACCTCACACTCATCCTCGCTCTGTTGAGCTCCTCTTCCTTGTTGACGGTACCCTTGAGGTTGGCTTTGTCGACACAAAAAACAACCTCTTTACTCAGACTCTTCAGGTAGGTGACCTGTTTGTTTTTCCAAAGGGACTTGTTCACTACCAGTACAATGCCGATTCACAAAACTCGGCTACAGCAATTTCTGCTTTTGGAAGTGCAAGTGCAGGAACTGTGTCAATTTCTTCCACTTTGTTCGCCACCAACATCGATGACAATGCCTTGGCTTTGTCCTTCAAGACTGATATAGCTACAATTCAACAGCTTAAGGCTGGTCTCTCTCCCAAGCCATGA
- the LOC112167796 gene encoding putative germin-like protein 9-2: MASRTSTLKFFSLIICSLAIAEMAMAGDPDILSDFIAPPNGTVDGNFFTYTGMRVIFEEDDPKNFTVLKATSAEFPALNGQSVSYAVLEFPSGTTNPPHTHPRSAELLFLVGGSLEVGFVDTKNNLFTQTLQVGDLFVFPKGLVHFQYNADSENPAIAISAFGSASAGTVSIPSTLFATNIDDNVLALSFKTDVATIQKLKAGLAPKP; this comes from the coding sequence ATGGCCTCGAGAACTTCCACCCTAAAATTCTTCTCACTAATAATCTGTTCTCTTGCAATCGCCGAAATGGCAATGGCCGGAGATCCAGATATTCTTAGTGACTTCATTGCGCCTCCAAATGGAACAGTAGATGGAAACTTTTTCACATACACCGGCATGCGTGTTATCTTTGAAGAAGATGATCCCAAAAACTTCACAGTTCTGAAGGCAACCTCCGCTGAGTTCCCTGCTCTTAATGGTCAGAGTGTTTCATATGCAGTTCTTGAATTCCCTTCTGGCACTACTAACCCACCTCACACTCATCCTCGCTCTGCTGAGCTCCTCTTCCTTGTTGGCGGTTCCCTTGAAGTTGGCTTTGTCGACACAAAAAACAACCTCTTTACTCAGACTCTTCAGGTAGGTGACCTGTTTGTTTTTCCCAAGGGACTCGTGCACTTCCAATACAATGCTGACTCAGAAAACCCAGCTATAGCAATTTCTGCTTTTGGAAGTGCAAGTGCAGGAACTGTGTCAATTCCTTCCACTTTGTTCGCCACCAACATCGATGACAATGTCTTGGCTTTGTCCTTCAAGACTGACGTAGCTACCATTCAAAAGCTTAAGGCTGGTCTCGCTCCCAAGCCATGA